A window of the Lagopus muta isolate bLagMut1 chromosome 1, bLagMut1 primary, whole genome shotgun sequence genome harbors these coding sequences:
- the GPR143 gene encoding G-protein coupled receptor 143, with protein MASPRLETYCCPNRDAATQLVMSFQPQVFCAVCIGSASASLLLTILQLLPKKGQSLRKMPKASSSSTILLLISVCDILGGSGVIFRSSVWLGFPSFVANISVANGTDVWPSVFCVGSAMWIQLLYSAGFWWLFCYAVDSYLVVRRSAGLSTIVLYHMMAWGLAVLLCVEGVALLYYPSLSSCERGLEHAIPHYITTYAPLLLVLVVNPVLFRRTVTAVASLLKGRQGIYTENERRLGTEIQMRFFKIMLVFIVCWSSNIINESLLFYLEMQPDINETPLKNIRSAALITWIIMGILNPMQGFLFTLAFYGWTGWRVDLKWQKREIPWESMSSSTVGDNDYPSPVNYQSNVHDSKKISSTDSQQTDEAISMLSEGNTSGDDRLTRSSPIYQGW; from the exons ATGGCCTCCCCCAGGTTAGAAACCTACTGCTGCCCCAACAGGGATGCAGCCACGCAGCTTGTGATGAGCTTCCAGCCCCAGGTCTTCTGTGCGGTCTGCATTGGCAGCGCCTcagccagcctgctgctgaccatcctgcagctcctgccgAAGAAGGGGCAGAGCCTGCGGAAGATGCCCaaagcctcctcctcctcgACCATTCTTCTCCTTATCTCCGTGTGTGACATCCTCGGTGGCTCAG GTGTGATCTTCAGGTCGAGCGTCTGGTTGGGCTTCCCGAGCTTTGTTGCCAACATCTCAGTGGCCAACGGGACTGACGTGTGGCCCTCTGTCTTCTGCGTGGGCAGCGCG atgTGGATCCAGCTGTTATACAGTGCTGGCTTCTGGTGGTTATTTTGCTATGCTGTCGATTCTTACTTGGTGGTAAGAAGATCAGCGGGACTGAG TACAATCGTGCTGTACCACATGATGGCCTGGGGGCTGGCAGTTTTGCTCTGCGTGGAGGGTGTTGCGCTGCTTTATTACCCGTCCCTTTCCAG CTGTGAAAGAGGCCTGGAGCACGCAATCCCACATTACATCACAACCTATGCCCCGcttctgctggtgctggtggtCAACCCAGTCCTGTTCAGAAGGACAGTGACTGCAG TTGCCTCTTTACTGAAAGGGAGACAAGGGATTTACACAGAGAATGAGAGACGGCTGGGGACAGAGATCCAGATGCGCTTTTTCAAAATTATGCTGGTATTCATTGTTTG CTGGTCATCTAATATCATCAATGAGAGCCTTTTGTTCTATCTCGAAATGCAGCCAGATATCAATGAAACACCTTTGAAAAACATTAGAAGTGCTGCACTGATTACATGGATTATAATG GGGATTCTTAATCCAATGCAAGGCTTCCTCTTCACATTAGCTTTCTATGGCTGGACAGGATGGAGAGTGGACCTGAAATGGCAGAAGAGAGAAATACCCTGGGAATCAATGTCCTCATCAACGGTGGGTGACAATGACTATCCCTCACCAGTGAACTACCAAAGCAATGTTCACGACTCAAAGAAGATATCTTCCACTGATAGCCAGCAGACTGATGAGGCTATAAGCATGTTGTCTGAAGGTAACACGAGCGGTGATGACAGGTTGACCAGGAGCTCTCCCATCTACCAGGGCTGGTAG